One genomic window of Acidiferrobacteraceae bacterium includes the following:
- the prmC gene encoding peptide chain release factor N(5)-glutamine methyltransferase: MNAAQTISRALHRGIHFLTGSVPLPALEARVLLEFATGLEHTALLRDSERTLSPDEAQRYDDALERRRCGEPVAYITGEREFWSLPLKVTEDTLIPRADTELLVEQALTHIPADVDWCIADLGTGSGAVALAIAGERPRCKIIATDTSIEALDVAKVNADRLQIDNIDFRYGSWFDPIDNGECKVVVSNPPYVCSDDPHLESGDVAHEPRHALVAGADGMDDIRTIISGATLCLARGGWLLLEHGFDQGGPVREELRQASFREIGSLRDLAGLERVTQACRPGQ; this comes from the coding sequence GTGAACGCAGCCCAAACCATCTCCCGCGCGCTGCACCGGGGAATCCACTTCCTGACCGGATCGGTGCCGCTTCCGGCCCTGGAGGCGCGGGTCCTGCTCGAGTTTGCAACGGGGCTGGAGCACACTGCACTCCTGCGCGACTCCGAGCGCACCTTGTCGCCGGACGAGGCACAACGTTACGACGACGCGCTCGAACGCCGACGGTGCGGCGAACCGGTCGCCTACATCACCGGTGAGCGCGAGTTCTGGTCGTTGCCCCTGAAAGTGACCGAAGACACGCTGATTCCCCGGGCTGATACGGAACTATTGGTGGAACAGGCGCTGACCCATATTCCCGCGGATGTTGACTGGTGTATTGCCGATCTGGGCACCGGTTCGGGTGCGGTGGCACTGGCCATTGCCGGGGAACGCCCGCGCTGCAAGATCATCGCGACCGATACGTCCATTGAGGCCCTGGATGTCGCAAAGGTGAATGCCGATCGTCTGCAGATTGACAATATCGACTTTCGGTATGGGTCCTGGTTCGATCCGATCGACAACGGGGAGTGCAAGGTTGTTGTCAGCAACCCCCCCTATGTCTGTTCGGACGATCCGCACCTGGAAAGCGGCGATGTCGCCCACGAGCCACGCCATGCACTGGTGGCGGGTGCCGACGGGATGGACGACATCCGCACGATCATTTCAGGCGCGACCTTGTGCCTGGCGCGAGGCGGCTGGCTGCTGCTGGAACATGGTTTCGACCAGGGTGGGCCGGTGCGAGAAGAACTGCGGCAAGCATCGTTCCGGGAGATAGGCAGCCTGCGTGACCTGGCCGGACTGGAACGCGTGACCCAGGCCTGTCGTCCAGGCCAGTAG